Proteins encoded together in one Anoplolepis gracilipes unplaced genomic scaffold, ASM4749672v1 Contig19, whole genome shotgun sequence window:
- the LOC140675608 gene encoding uncharacterized protein, with protein MCILDISKTCLYEFHHDYMVPMYRERCKVMYIDTDSLIYHIKCDDVYENMKCDISRFDTSDYAIDNAYGIPLVNKKVPGLMKDENNDTIMTEFVGLRAKMYALRVDGKKDTKKVKGVKSNVVARTITFDDYTQCLNEEIEITRSQSCIRSKLHEVYTIREIKIALSPYNDKQYIVPTITDTLPWEHYKISL; from the coding sequence atgtgtattctcgatatatccaagacatgtttgtacgaatttcaccacgattatatggtaccaatgtatcgggagagatgcaaagtcatgtacattgatacggatagtcttatatatcacattaagtgcgacgatgtgtacgagaatatgaaatgcgacatcagcagatttgatacgagcgactatgcgatagacaatgcgtacggtataccgctcgtgaataaaaaggtaccgggtctaatgaaggatgaGAACAACGATACCATAATGAccgaatttgtcgggcttagagcaaaaatgtatgcgttgcgcgtggatggtaagaaggatacgaaaaaggtaaaaggcgtcaagagtaacgttgtcgcgagaacgataacgtttgacgattacacgcagtgtttgaacgaagagattgaaataacgcgtagtcaatcgtgtataagatcaaaattgcaCGAAgtatacaccattcgcgaaataaaaattgctctaagtccgtacAACGACAAGCAGTATATCGTACCTACAATTACTGATACGTTACCGTGGGAacattataagatatctttataa